A stretch of the Haladaptatus sp. R4 genome encodes the following:
- a CDS encoding CopG family ribbon-helix-helix protein, whose amino-acid sequence MRTSINIPQEVLDEFDETWEEQGMESRSRAVREAIQEYVERHTTLADIEGEVVAMIAFDYEHTLVIGDLHSIQHEFQDIIDTMSHTHQGEWCLESIFCRGDAARIRELTYRLRDFDAVGRANVVFLQAD is encoded by the coding sequence ATGCGAACGAGTATCAATATTCCACAGGAGGTGCTGGACGAGTTCGACGAGACCTGGGAAGAGCAAGGAATGGAATCGCGCTCGCGAGCCGTTCGAGAAGCAATACAAGAATACGTCGAACGACATACGACGTTGGCGGATATTGAGGGAGAGGTCGTGGCGATGATTGCGTTCGATTACGAACACACACTTGTCATCGGCGACCTCCACAGCATTCAACACGAATTCCAAGATATCATCGACACTATGTCTCATACTCATCAAGGGGAGTGGTGTTTAGAGAGTATTTTCTGTCGGGGAGATGCGGCTCGTATCCGTGAACTTACGTATCGTCTTCGGGATTTCGATGCTGTCGGACGGGCAAACGTCGTCTTCCTCCAAGCAGACTAA